Proteins from a single region of Hermetia illucens chromosome 3, iHerIll2.2.curated.20191125, whole genome shotgun sequence:
- the LOC119651962 gene encoding odorant receptor 2a-like, whose amino-acid sequence MGEVNSYRAIRALWVTMRILGMDPPEKYRVLYQVYSICLNTTITFYYPLSMFINMFLLDKKKEVVSNLTLTISMVVCGMKTFNNYLKRKELWKMREYLVELDSYLKFEADKEYLQYIVKVSLRYFILYASMYGLVIASCELPMVFSTESRLLYPAWFPWDWRNSTRIYVAIHTYQFVGISIQIYQNLLNDTLPGILMWLLKGHLHILKSRIQRIGYDKNLSTKKNYNELVACIKSHKICFEFRNLCESFTSRILVFQFLSTEFTLCMTAIYIFFVGDNLVEVAYLCCYFMSMVFEITLSCYCGNEMAEETFHFTTGLYQCNWVDQSLKFRKVLIIFMLQSQKPWTIFAGGVISITLATWMAVLKSAYSLFAVLNQVA is encoded by the exons ATGGGTGAAGTGAATAGCTACCGCGCCATAAGGGCACTGTGGGTTACTATGAGGATTCTAGGAATGGATCCTCCTGAGAAGTACAGAGTTCTTTACCAAGTGTATTCGATTTGCCTAAATACTACAATAACATTCTATTATCCGCTATCGATGTTTATCAACATGTTTCTACTTGATAAGAAAAAGGAAGTGGTTTCAAATTTAACTCTAACAATAAGTATGGTAGTTTGTGGTATGAAAACTTTCAATAATTATCTAAAACGCAAGGAATTGTGGAAAATGCGGGAATATTTGGTGGAACTTGATTCTTACCTGAAATTTGAAGCTGACAAGGAGTATTTGCAGTACATAGTGAAAGTGTCACTTCGATATTTCATTTTATATGCATCAATGTATGGATTAGTTATAGCGAGCTGCGAACTCCCGATGGTATTTTCAACAGAAAGTCGACTTCTTTATCCAGCATGGTTTCCTTGGGATTGGAGAAATTCAACACGGATATACGTAGCAATTCATACTTACCAGTTTGTTGGAATTAGCATTCAAATATATCAAAACCTGCTCAATGACACTCTGCCTGGGATACTTATGTGGCTACTTAAAGGACATTTACATATACTGAAATCCAGGATTCAGAGGATTGGCTACGATAAAAATTTATCTACTAAGAAGAATTACAATGAATTAGTGGCTTGCATTAAAAGTCACAAAATTTGCTTTGA GTTCCGAAACCTTTGCGAGAGCTTCACTTCACGCATATTGGTTTTTCAATTCCTTTCCACCGAGTTCACCTTATGTATGACAGCCATTTACATTTTCTTCGTTGGAGATAACCTGGTGGAAGTCGCCTATTTATGTTGCTATTTTATGAGTATGGTCTTCGAAATAACCCTTTCCTGTTATTGCGGAAACGAAATGGCTGAGGAGACATTTCACTTTACAACTGGCTTGTATCAATGCAATTGGGTGGATCAAAGTTTGAAATTTCGTAaagtattaataatttttatgcTGCAGTCCCAAAAGCCATGGACCATCTTTGCGGGAGGCGTTATAAGTATAACCCTTGCAACTTGGATGGCT gTACTTAAATCAGCCTACTCCTTGTTTGCTGTTTTAAATCAAGTGGCTTAA